Proteins from a single region of Phycisphaerae bacterium:
- a CDS encoding phage protease, which translates to MQVKVNVERGPMDAASVDAEAQTDEVVMTAAAISGAEPPGRILIAPWGEVRTAAGNFVVDDEAAAATIAAFAAHGTDLPVDYEHQTLGGAYSSPTGQAPAAGWIKALAIVTPDEARAGGAERDAGLWADVQWTPEAAERWQVRVDQYRTRD; encoded by the coding sequence ATGCAAGTCAAGGTGAATGTCGAGCGAGGACCGATGGACGCAGCGAGCGTGGATGCAGAGGCGCAGACGGACGAGGTGGTGATGACGGCGGCGGCGATTTCCGGGGCGGAGCCGCCGGGGCGGATTCTGATCGCGCCGTGGGGCGAGGTGCGGACGGCGGCGGGGAACTTTGTCGTCGATGACGAGGCCGCGGCGGCGACGATCGCCGCATTCGCCGCGCACGGGACCGACCTGCCCGTTGATTACGAGCACCAGACGCTGGGCGGCGCGTACAGCTCGCCGACCGGCCAGGCGCCGGCGGCGGGTTGGATCAAGGCGCTGGCGATCGTCACGCCGGACGAGGCCCGCGCGGGCGGGGCGGAACGCGACGCCGGTTTGTGGGCCGACGTGCAGTGGACGCCGGAGGCGGCGGAGCGATGGCAAGTAAGAGTTGACCAATATCGAACCCGTGATTAG
- a CDS encoding adenylate/guanylate cyclase domain-containing protein has translation MGSVTYKFASLQDYVLSFPLSVEGTVDDGWGANVVVKGVETVAAILFADISGFTRRTSELSSTETLIFVNNFLSWITAEALKGGPGIVDKYIGDEIMVVFSQDFGSEDPFLDALNAARWMAERDELEFCPRIGIAYGPVTCGIVGTPLKYDCSVFGIPVTMAKRCASEAGPSSIVFPESAWRNRSFADIFKPRTYETPDGKTAEMFLPWELCPSYKAVLKNLPETELRKIHKSISQREPGMVLVHYQPLSAEDRARESLGLLRDAGLYRPRQIISAPP, from the coding sequence ATGGGCAGCGTAACCTACAAGTTTGCTTCACTCCAAGATTACGTCTTGTCATTCCCCCTGTCAGTTGAGGGCACCGTCGACGATGGCTGGGGCGCAAATGTCGTGGTGAAAGGCGTCGAGACTGTCGCGGCAATACTTTTCGCCGATATTTCCGGTTTCACGCGGCGGACGAGCGAATTGTCCTCGACCGAGACGCTCATCTTCGTTAACAACTTCCTGTCTTGGATTACAGCCGAAGCCCTTAAGGGCGGGCCTGGTATCGTTGACAAGTACATTGGTGACGAGATCATGGTTGTGTTCTCGCAGGACTTTGGTTCCGAGGACCCTTTTCTTGATGCGCTGAACGCTGCGCGTTGGATGGCCGAGCGGGACGAATTGGAGTTCTGTCCCAGAATCGGAATTGCCTACGGACCTGTTACCTGCGGCATTGTGGGGACTCCGCTCAAATACGACTGCTCGGTCTTCGGTATACCCGTAACCATGGCGAAGCGCTGTGCATCAGAGGCGGGACCGTCTTCAATCGTATTCCCGGAAAGCGCTTGGCGAAATCGGTCGTTTGCGGACATCTTCAAACCCCGCACCTACGAGACACCCGACGGCAAGACGGCAGAGATGTTTCTACCGTGGGAACTCTGTCCGTCGTACAAAGCTGTCCTAAAAAACTTGCCTGAGACTGAATTGCGGAAGATTCACAAAAGCATTTCCCAACGCGAACCGGGCATGGTGCTGGTTCACTACCAACCGTTATCGGCAGAGGATCGAGCGCGCGAAAGCCTTGGATTACTTCGCGATGCGGGCCTCTACCGACCAAGGCAGATTATCTCTGCACCCCCGTAA
- a CDS encoding DUF1801 domain-containing protein has translation MTSKAKTVAEYLAGLPADRRAAMEAVRKVILKNLDKDYEEGMSYGAIGYYVPHKVYPPGYHCDPKQPLPFAGLASQKNHMAVYLMCIYGSTDQESWFRKEWAKTGKKLDMGKSCIRFKKLDDLAVDVIGKAIARVPAKKYIADYESVMKTSGKKKKSRAKK, from the coding sequence ATGACCAGCAAAGCCAAAACGGTGGCCGAGTACCTTGCCGGGCTGCCGGCGGATCGGCGCGCGGCGATGGAGGCGGTGCGCAAAGTCATCCTCAAGAACCTCGACAAGGATTATGAAGAGGGGATGAGCTACGGCGCGATCGGTTATTACGTGCCCCACAAGGTCTATCCGCCCGGTTATCACTGCGATCCGAAGCAGCCGCTGCCATTTGCGGGCCTCGCGTCCCAGAAGAACCATATGGCCGTCTATCTCATGTGCATCTACGGAAGCACTGACCAGGAGTCGTGGTTTCGCAAGGAATGGGCCAAGACCGGCAAGAAGCTGGACATGGGCAAGTCCTGCATCCGCTTCAAGAAGCTGGACGATCTGGCGGTGGACGTGATCGGCAAGGCGATCGCGCGGGTCCCCGCAAAAAAGTACATCGCTGATTACGAATCCGTTATGAAGACGAGCGGCAAAAAGAAAAAGTCGCGCGCCAAGAAGTAA
- a CDS encoding family 1 glycosylhydrolase — translation MTLHCNRKSLWILVALPALACNTSTGFVLKPADAALDAVRPATPPPFWWGVAVSSFQTEEPSDHGGNAVLTDWDLFEKKKGSPARDARVASFSQFERDLAALKYLGVTHFRYSVEWARVEPSPGVTDENALNHYVTMARRLREEGIEPIVCLWHFTFPSWLCDFDHPSRHGWLHPDAPAAWERFVRTVASRLAADVQLFAPQNEPNMYATAVAMGIFPPGRSRSKSYYDRLTAREVEMFLRAAAIVRESRPDAKMLSIQNIIHFERDAFDLLGTWFDMAQEQKYLHLDGIASAVDYVGMNYYQREVASPLAPWAQSHRKGDDVSDLGWIIDPEALEEEIVLLSRRYKKPIVIMENGIADATDQKRPAYLHGHLKAIRRTLDAGYDVRGYFHWSLVDNYEWMHGYDAKFGLFAVAAPSKPLVPKASAELYRSLIAGRVMNPDVAFPELPAATEKVVDSQISPK, via the coding sequence ATGACTCTCCATTGCAATCGCAAAAGCCTCTGGATACTTGTCGCACTGCCCGCGTTGGCCTGTAACACGAGTACTGGTTTTGTTCTGAAGCCTGCCGACGCCGCGCTTGACGCCGTGCGACCAGCGACGCCCCCGCCGTTCTGGTGGGGCGTGGCGGTTTCGTCGTTTCAGACGGAAGAGCCGAGCGATCATGGTGGCAACGCCGTTCTGACGGACTGGGATCTTTTTGAAAAAAAGAAGGGCAGTCCCGCCCGCGACGCGCGCGTCGCCAGCTTCAGCCAATTCGAACGCGACCTCGCCGCTTTGAAGTACCTGGGGGTCACGCACTTTCGCTACAGCGTCGAGTGGGCGCGAGTGGAGCCGTCTCCCGGCGTCACCGACGAGAACGCGCTGAACCACTACGTCACCATGGCTCGCCGGCTTCGGGAGGAGGGTATCGAACCGATCGTTTGCCTGTGGCACTTCACCTTCCCAAGCTGGCTGTGCGACTTCGACCACCCTTCGCGCCACGGATGGCTGCACCCGGATGCGCCCGCCGCCTGGGAGCGGTTCGTCCGAACGGTCGCCTCGCGTTTGGCCGCCGACGTCCAGCTCTTCGCGCCGCAGAACGAGCCCAACATGTACGCGACCGCGGTCGCGATGGGAATATTTCCGCCGGGACGCTCCAGGAGCAAATCGTATTACGATCGACTGACCGCGCGCGAGGTCGAGATGTTCCTGCGCGCCGCAGCCATCGTGCGTGAGTCCCGCCCGGACGCGAAGATGCTCAGTATTCAGAACATCATTCACTTCGAACGCGACGCCTTCGACCTGCTGGGAACCTGGTTCGACATGGCGCAGGAACAGAAATATCTGCACCTGGACGGAATTGCCTCCGCCGTCGATTACGTCGGCATGAATTACTACCAGCGCGAGGTGGCGTCGCCTCTGGCTCCGTGGGCGCAATCGCACCGCAAGGGAGATGACGTTTCCGATCTGGGATGGATCATCGACCCCGAGGCGCTGGAAGAAGAGATCGTGCTCCTGAGCCGGCGCTACAAGAAGCCGATCGTGATCATGGAGAACGGAATCGCCGACGCGACCGATCAAAAGCGGCCCGCCTATCTCCATGGCCACCTGAAGGCGATTCGCCGGACGTTGGACGCGGGATACGACGTGCGCGGCTATTTTCATTGGAGTCTCGTCGACAACTATGAATGGATGCACGGTTATGACGCGAAGTTCGGGCTCTTCGCCGTCGCCGCGCCATCGAAACCGCTGGTCCCCAAGGCCTCGGCCGAACTCTATCGCTCGCTGATCGCTGGTCGTGTGATGAATCCGGACGTGGCGTTCCCTGAGTTGCCAGCAGCGACGGAAAAAGTGGTGGATTCCCAAATCAGCCCGAAATGA
- a CDS encoding Rrf2 family transcriptional regulator: protein MFALTKKTDYAIIALAHMAQRPGVICNAREIAERFHVPLALMIKVLKVLSQGELVRSIRGVKGGYTLAMPADRITLAAIIATIEGPVRFVQCAGSPEPHESACELLEVCPVTRTVRKVHEKLKGFLNQVTLADIAYDRDYGNGRVPVSVEGHEVRRESVL from the coding sequence ATGTTTGCGCTGACGAAAAAGACGGACTACGCGATCATCGCCCTGGCGCACATGGCCCAGCGCCCCGGCGTGATTTGCAACGCCCGCGAAATCGCCGAGCGGTTTCATGTGCCGCTGGCGCTCATGATCAAGGTCCTGAAGGTCCTGAGTCAGGGCGAATTGGTGCGATCGATCCGCGGCGTCAAGGGCGGGTACACGCTGGCGATGCCGGCGGATCGGATCACGCTGGCCGCGATCATCGCGACAATCGAGGGGCCGGTGCGGTTCGTGCAGTGCGCCGGCAGCCCGGAGCCGCATGAGTCGGCCTGCGAATTATTGGAAGTGTGCCCCGTGACGCGAACGGTGCGAAAGGTGCATGAGAAGTTGAAAGGGTTTTTGAATCAAGTGACCCTCGCCGACATTGCTTACGATCGGGATTACGGCAACGGACGTGTGCCGGTTTCGGTCGAAGGGCATGAGGTGAGGAGGGAGTCGGTCTTATGA
- a CDS encoding IscS subfamily cysteine desulfurase: MKLPIYMDYNATTPVDPRVVEAMLPYFRGDFGNAASRNHEFGWKAEEAVEKGREQIAAAIGASSKEIIWTSGATESNNIALKGAANMYRDKGNHIISQAIEHKAVIDPCKYLEQNGFKVTFLEVDNQGMVSAEQVREAMTDKTILVSIMHGNNEVGSINPIAEIGKLCKEKGVLFHTDACQTFAKLPIDVEAMGIDMLSCSGHKIYGPKGVGALYVRRKSPRVRLEPVVHGGGHERGMRSGTLNVPGIVGMGKAAELCVQSQKEEIELITRLRNRLKDGLFNRLDEIFLNGHPTQRIPNNLNISFLYVEGESLMMGFHDIAVSSGSACTSASLEPSYVLKALGRGDDLAHSSIRFSIGRFTTQEEIDYAIERVSATVEKLREMSPLYEMAQEGIDLSKVQWAAH; encoded by the coding sequence ATGAAGCTGCCCATCTATATGGACTACAACGCGACGACGCCGGTAGACCCGCGCGTGGTCGAGGCGATGTTGCCTTATTTCCGCGGCGATTTCGGGAACGCCGCCAGCCGCAACCACGAATTCGGCTGGAAGGCCGAGGAAGCGGTGGAAAAGGGGCGCGAGCAGATCGCCGCCGCGATCGGCGCCTCGTCCAAGGAGATCATCTGGACGAGTGGTGCGACGGAGTCCAACAACATCGCCCTTAAGGGCGCGGCCAACATGTACCGCGACAAGGGCAACCACATCATCAGCCAGGCGATCGAGCACAAGGCCGTGATCGACCCCTGTAAATACCTGGAGCAAAACGGCTTTAAAGTGACGTTCCTGGAAGTGGACAACCAGGGCATGGTGAGCGCCGAGCAGGTGCGCGAGGCCATGACCGACAAGACGATCCTGGTATCGATCATGCACGGGAACAATGAGGTCGGGTCGATCAACCCGATCGCCGAGATCGGCAAGCTGTGCAAGGAAAAGGGCGTCTTGTTTCATACCGACGCCTGTCAAACCTTTGCCAAGCTGCCGATCGACGTCGAGGCGATGGGGATCGACATGTTGTCCTGCTCCGGTCACAAGATTTACGGCCCGAAGGGTGTTGGCGCGCTCTATGTGCGGCGCAAGAGCCCGCGCGTCCGCCTGGAGCCCGTCGTTCACGGCGGCGGCCACGAGCGAGGCATGCGCAGCGGCACGCTGAATGTCCCCGGCATCGTCGGCATGGGCAAGGCGGCCGAGCTTTGCGTGCAGAGCCAGAAGGAAGAGATCGAACTCATCACGCGGCTGCGGAATCGCCTGAAAGACGGTCTGTTCAACCGCCTCGACGAGATCTTTCTGAACGGCCACCCGACGCAGCGGATTCCGAACAACCTGAATATCAGCTTCCTCTACGTCGAGGGCGAGAGCCTGATGATGGGCTTCCACGACATCGCCGTCTCCAGCGGTTCGGCCTGCACGAGCGCCTCGCTGGAACCCAGCTACGTCCTCAAGGCCCTGGGCCGCGGCGACGACCTGGCCCACAGCTCGATCCGCTTTTCGATCGGGCGGTTCACGACGCAGGAAGAAATCGACTACGCGATCGAGCGCGTATCCGCGACGGTGGAAAAATTGCGCGAAATGAGCCCGCTTTACGAAATGGCTCAGGAAGGCATCGATTTGAGCAAGGTTCAGTGGGCAGCCCACTAA
- the iscU gene encoding Fe-S cluster assembly scaffold IscU → MAYSEKVVDHYEHPRNVGSLDKNDPNVGTGIVGAPECGDVMKLQIKCDDNGRIVDAKFKTFGCGSAIASSSLATEWMKGKMVDEALQIKNTEIVKELSLPPVKIHCSVLAEDAIRAAINDYKKKQAEVPAEAVAG, encoded by the coding sequence ATGGCCTATAGCGAAAAAGTTGTGGACCACTACGAGCACCCCCGAAACGTCGGATCGCTCGACAAGAACGACCCCAACGTCGGCACGGGGATCGTCGGCGCGCCGGAGTGCGGCGACGTGATGAAGCTGCAGATCAAGTGCGACGACAATGGGCGGATCGTCGACGCCAAGTTCAAGACCTTCGGCTGCGGATCGGCCATCGCCTCCAGTTCCCTCGCGACAGAGTGGATGAAGGGCAAGATGGTGGACGAGGCGCTCCAGATCAAGAACACGGAGATCGTGAAGGAGCTGTCGCTGCCGCCGGTGAAGATCCACTGCAGCGTGCTGGCCGAAGACGCCATCCGCGCGGCGATCAACGACTACAAGAAGAAGCAGGCCGAGGTGCCGGCCGAGGCGGTCGCGGGCTGA
- a CDS encoding iron-sulfur cluster assembly accessory protein: MAVELTERAASEVKTIIDQQKLDKDKTFLRVGVKGGGCSGFSYTLDLTEHRSESDEEFDVHGVKVICDPKSHIYLAGVSVDFKDEVMGRGFVFNNPNATHTCGCGSSFSA, from the coding sequence ATGGCAGTTGAACTGACAGAACGGGCGGCGAGCGAAGTCAAGACGATCATCGACCAGCAGAAGCTGGACAAGGATAAGACCTTCCTGCGCGTCGGCGTGAAGGGCGGCGGGTGCAGCGGCTTTTCGTACACCCTCGATCTGACCGAACATCGCAGCGAGAGCGACGAAGAGTTCGATGTCCACGGCGTCAAGGTGATCTGCGACCCCAAGAGCCACATCTACCTCGCCGGCGTGTCGGTGGATTTCAAGGACGAGGTGATGGGCCGCGGGTTCGTCTTTAACAATCCCAACGCCACGCACACCTGCGGATGCGGCAGCAGCTTCAGCGCCTAA
- the hscB gene encoding Fe-S protein assembly co-chaperone HscB, giving the protein MTRMETVAVPTKCNTCEALAQTPLVCQDCHQLLAHVQGADYFELFGLPRGYDIDARDLGSRYLSISRNIHPDKFAIGDPSMQAFALRASAAVNRAYEVLGDPRHRAEYLLETAGGQSAAQDKRVPTDFLSRVMLLREEIEDAKAGGDTATLDTLQGQVSRERGETEARIAKLCAALPGGSPDTRDELRQQLNALKYLDNLLMQFAPTPAGETR; this is encoded by the coding sequence ATGACCCGGATGGAAACGGTCGCAGTTCCCACGAAATGCAACACGTGCGAGGCCCTCGCGCAGACGCCTCTGGTCTGCCAGGACTGCCATCAGCTCCTGGCCCACGTTCAGGGGGCGGACTACTTCGAGCTGTTTGGCCTCCCGCGGGGGTATGACATCGACGCGCGCGACCTCGGCAGCAGGTATCTCTCGATCAGCCGCAATATCCACCCCGACAAGTTCGCGATAGGCGATCCCTCCATGCAGGCCTTCGCGCTTCGGGCGTCGGCCGCCGTGAACCGGGCGTACGAAGTACTCGGCGACCCGCGGCATCGCGCGGAGTACCTTCTGGAAACGGCCGGTGGCCAGTCGGCGGCCCAGGACAAGCGAGTGCCCACGGATTTTCTCAGCCGTGTCATGCTGCTGCGTGAGGAGATCGAGGACGCCAAAGCGGGTGGCGATACCGCGACACTGGACACGCTGCAGGGGCAGGTGTCGCGCGAGCGCGGTGAGACGGAAGCGCGGATCGCCAAATTGTGTGCCGCGCTACCGGGCGGGTCGCCGGACACGCGCGACGAGCTCCGGCAACAACTGAACGCCCTGAAGTACCTGGATAATTTGCTGATGCAGTTCGCGCCAACGCCGGCGGGTGAGACAAGATGA